The proteins below are encoded in one region of Desulfosalsimonas propionicica:
- a CDS encoding methylenetetrahydrofolate reductase C-terminal domain-containing protein, translating into MIRSITQQKPMEEIEHLLEGMDRIFVIGCGTCTTLTRTGGVEQVAAMAEDLSARGKVITGTTVVPVACDNLTSDILSEFGARMNQADALLVMSCAYGVQTLASQLGQMVVPAQNTLFIGKENAAGQFNEICTQCGTCVIGETGGICPVTTCHKGLVNGPCGGTNNGKCEIDSNKDCAWTMIYNRLKELDRLDSMRTYKKPRNHLGEPSPGKFLIPEN; encoded by the coding sequence ATGATTCGATCCATTACCCAGCAGAAACCAATGGAGGAAATCGAGCACCTGCTCGAAGGCATGGACAGAATATTTGTCATCGGATGCGGCACCTGCACCACCCTGACCCGGACAGGGGGTGTGGAACAGGTGGCGGCCATGGCCGAAGACCTGTCTGCCAGGGGCAAGGTGATCACCGGCACCACAGTGGTCCCCGTGGCCTGCGACAACCTCACATCCGATATCCTCTCAGAGTTTGGTGCGCGCATGAACCAGGCAGACGCTTTGCTGGTGATGTCCTGCGCCTATGGCGTGCAAACCCTGGCCAGTCAACTCGGCCAGATGGTGGTGCCGGCCCAGAACACCCTGTTTATCGGAAAGGAAAACGCCGCCGGCCAGTTCAACGAGATCTGCACCCAGTGCGGCACCTGCGTGATCGGCGAAACCGGTGGCATCTGCCCGGTGACCACCTGCCACAAGGGGCTTGTCAACGGCCCCTGCGGCGGCACCAACAACGGCAAATGCGAAATCGATTCCAACAAGGACTGCGCCTGGACCATGATCTACAACCGCCTAAAGGAGCTTGACCGGCTCGATTCCATGCGCACCTACAAAAAGCCGCGCAATCACCTGGGTGAACCCAGTCCCGGCAAATTCCTGATCCCGGAAAATTAA
- a CDS encoding methylenetetrahydrofolate reductase codes for MPSAFKKALDSGKFVVTSEVAPSKGTNLEKMAHHVELLKDKVDAMNVTDHQSSVMRFPSLGGALLVKEKGGEPILQMTCRDRNRLALQADLMFAASRGINNVLCLTGDSVMLGDHKQAKAVFDLDSSQLVAAVRTMERGKDMAGNDLDGGVRFCAGAIVTPEANPIEPQLIKFEKKIEAGAEFIQTQAVYDIDNFKKFMDYARQFDVKILAGVILLTSAGMARFMNKNVAGVMVPQNLIDEMAAAPKGGALKKGIEITGRMIAQIKDEKICDGVHIMAIGKEEVVPDIMSAAGLL; via the coding sequence ATGCCATCCGCATTTAAAAAAGCCCTTGATTCCGGAAAATTCGTGGTCACCTCCGAGGTCGCCCCCTCCAAGGGGACCAACCTGGAAAAAATGGCACACCACGTGGAATTGTTAAAAGACAAGGTGGATGCCATGAACGTCACCGATCACCAGAGCTCTGTGATGCGGTTTCCCTCCCTGGGCGGAGCGCTGCTGGTCAAAGAAAAGGGCGGCGAGCCGATCCTGCAGATGACCTGCCGGGACCGAAACCGCCTGGCCCTGCAGGCCGATCTCATGTTTGCCGCCAGCCGGGGGATCAACAATGTGTTGTGCTTGACCGGCGATTCGGTGATGCTCGGCGATCACAAGCAGGCCAAGGCCGTGTTTGATCTGGATTCCAGCCAGCTGGTGGCCGCGGTGCGCACCATGGAGCGGGGAAAAGACATGGCCGGAAACGATCTGGACGGAGGTGTCCGGTTCTGCGCCGGAGCCATTGTCACCCCCGAGGCCAACCCCATTGAGCCCCAGCTGATCAAGTTTGAGAAAAAAATCGAAGCCGGCGCCGAATTCATCCAAACCCAGGCGGTCTATGACATCGACAACTTCAAAAAATTCATGGATTACGCCCGGCAGTTTGACGTCAAGATCCTGGCCGGTGTGATCCTGCTGACCTCTGCGGGCATGGCCCGCTTTATGAACAAAAACGTGGCCGGCGTCATGGTACCCCAGAATCTCATCGATGAAATGGCGGCCGCCCCCAAGGGCGGTGCCCTGAAAAAGGGCATCGAGATCACCGGCCGCATGATCGCTCAGATCAAAGACGAAAAGATCTGCGACGGGGTCCACATCATGGCCATTGGCAAAGAGGAAGTGGTCCCGGACATCATGTCCGCAGCCGGGCTGCTGTAG
- a CDS encoding alpha-hydroxy-acid oxidizing protein, producing the protein MEEIREKARTLMKGYCRVCPVCDGRACAGQVPGMGGLGTGSGFQDNVRALSEIRFNMRCLHDAAEPDTDLSLLGFDLSMPVLAAPIGGVSFNMGGGMEEQDYILAKLSACADEGCLGCTGDGVPDFIHESGFAAVKELDGRGIPFIKPWEDQELFSKAEKALEAGATVIGMDVDAAGLVTLRKMGRPVSPKPAARLAEIIEQIPARFVVKGVMTADEAKICVDAGAAGIVVSNHGGRVLDGVPGTARVLRDVAAAVQGQIAVLADGGVRSGADVLRMLALGADAVMIGRPFSVAVLGGGKDGACAYLAQIRQELVQSMVLTGTASVRSVDSSILWSG; encoded by the coding sequence ATGGAGGAAATACGCGAAAAAGCACGCACCCTGATGAAGGGATATTGCCGGGTCTGCCCGGTGTGCGACGGCCGGGCCTGTGCCGGACAGGTGCCGGGAATGGGCGGTCTCGGAACCGGTTCAGGTTTTCAGGACAATGTGCGGGCGCTTTCTGAAATCCGGTTTAACATGCGCTGTCTCCATGATGCCGCAGAGCCGGACACGGATCTTTCCCTGCTGGGCTTTGACCTGTCCATGCCGGTGCTGGCCGCCCCTATTGGCGGGGTGTCGTTTAACATGGGCGGGGGCATGGAGGAGCAGGACTATATCCTGGCCAAGCTTTCGGCATGCGCAGATGAGGGCTGCCTGGGATGCACCGGCGACGGCGTGCCGGATTTCATCCATGAAAGCGGGTTTGCCGCCGTCAAAGAACTCGATGGCCGGGGCATTCCGTTTATCAAGCCGTGGGAGGACCAGGAGCTGTTTTCCAAGGCGGAAAAGGCGCTGGAAGCCGGTGCTACGGTAATCGGCATGGATGTGGATGCAGCCGGTCTGGTGACCCTGCGCAAGATGGGCCGGCCGGTGTCGCCCAAGCCGGCAGCAAGACTTGCTGAAATCATTGAACAAATACCGGCCAGATTCGTGGTCAAGGGGGTGATGACCGCAGATGAGGCAAAAATCTGTGTGGATGCAGGTGCTGCAGGGATCGTGGTGTCCAATCATGGCGGAAGGGTGTTAGACGGGGTGCCCGGAACCGCACGGGTACTGCGCGATGTGGCTGCAGCCGTTCAGGGGCAGATCGCGGTTTTGGCTGACGGCGGGGTGCGATCCGGGGCAGATGTGCTTCGCATGCTGGCCCTGGGCGCGGATGCGGTGATGATCGGCCGGCCGTTTTCAGTTGCCGTGCTCGGCGGGGGCAAAGACGGGGCTTGCGCCTACCTGGCCCAAATCCGCCAGGAGCTGGTTCAGAGCATGGTGCTCACCGGCACAGCCTCGGTGCGGTCCGTGGACAGCTCCATTCTGTGGTCAGGATAA